From Eptesicus fuscus isolate TK198812 chromosome 22, DD_ASM_mEF_20220401, whole genome shotgun sequence, a single genomic window includes:
- the LOC129147893 gene encoding zinc finger BED domain-containing protein 5-like: MKPNKLKRHFDSKHPSFAGKDTNYFRSKAGGLKKARLDTGGKYHKQNVAAVEASYLVALRIARAMKPHTIAEDLLLPAAKDIVRVMIGDEFVTKLSAISLSNDTVRRRIDDMSADILDQVIQEIKSAPLPIFSIQLDESTDVANCSQLLVYVRYINDGYFKDEFLFCKPLETTTTARDVFDTVGSFLKEHKISWERVCGVCTDGAPAMLGCRSGFQRLVLNESPKVIGTHCMIHRQILATKTLPQELQEVMKSIISSVDFVKASTLNSRLFSQLCNELDAPNNALLFHTEVRWLSRGKVLCVFELRDELKTFFNQKARPQFEALFSDKSELQKIAYLVDIFAILNELNLSLKGPNATCLYLSEKI; the protein is encoded by the coding sequence ATGAAGCCGAACAAACTAAAACGCCATTTTGATAGCAAGCATCCGAGCTTTGCCGGCAAGGATACCAACTATTTTAGAAGCAAAGCTGGTGGACTCAAGAAAGCCAGACTTGACACTGGTGGCAAGTACCACAAACAAAATGTAGCAGCTGTTGAAGCTTCATATTTGGTGGCTCTCAGAATCGCCAGAGCTATGAAACCTCACACCATTGCTGAGGATTTACTGTTGCCAGCGGCGAAAGACATTGTTCGAGTTATGATCGGAGACGAATTTGTTACGAAACTGAGTGCAATTTCCTTATCTAACGACACTGTCCGCAGAAGAATAGATGACATGTCCGCTGATATTCTTGATCAGGTAATCCAGGAAATTAAATCTGCTCCACTTCCAATATTTAGTATCCAGCTTGATGAATCTACAGACGTTGCAAACTGTTCACAGTTACTGGTTTACGTGAGGTATATTAATGATGGCTACTTTaaagatgagtttcttttttgcaaACCTCTTGAAACGACAACTACTGCACGTGATGTATTTGACACAGTTGGTTCATTTCTGAAAGAGCATAAGATCTCTTGGGAAAGGGTTTGTGGTGTTTGCACAGATGGTGCTCCTGCTATGCTAGGATGTCGATCTGGATTTCAACGTTTGGTACTGAATGAGTCACCAAAAGTCATCGGAACTCACTGTATGATTCATCGGCAAATATTAGCAACAAAGACGCTGCCACAAGAGTTAcaagaagtaatgaaaagcatCATAAGTTCTGTCGATTTTGTAAAGGCGAGCACTTTAAACAGTCGACTGTTTTCGCAACTGTGCAACGAGTTGGATGCGCCGAACAATGCTCTGCTGTTTCACACTGAAGTGAGATGGTTGTCGAGAGGAAAAGTTTTATGTGTTTTTGAGCTTCGTGATGAACTCAAAacgttttttaatcagaaagcaaGACCGCAGTTCGAAGCACTTTTCAGCGATAAAAGTGAACTGCAGAAAATAGCTTACTTGGTTGACATCTTTGCCATCTTGAATGAGTTAAATTTATCACTGAAAGGACCAAATGCAACATGCCTCTATTTGTCTGAAAAGATCTGA